The genomic DNA TAGCGGCAGCATCGGCGGTTTGTTATCTAAACTCGGCCGTTTTACCAGAAAGCGACTGGAGCAAAAAGGATCTAAAAAGCGAGGTCAAAAGCATGACGGCTACGGAGTACGAATACTCTATGGATGGCTCTGGAGTGCTAGAAAATACGCGCGTAAAGCGGACGGAGTTTAACGAAAACGGCTATATACTGCAAGAAACCGAGCATATAAACGGTGTGCCAAACAGCTCGGTATCGTTTGAGTACGGCAAAGACGGGCTAATCCGCAAAAAATACCAAGACAGCGCCGTTTATCTCTACGAATACGAATTTGACGGCGAAAATTTAGTCGCGACGGCCAAAGAAAAGTATGTCGAGGATAGATTTTACCCCCGAACGGAGAAAACCACCTACGGCAAGGACGGCAAAATGATCGCTCGGGCTGTGTATTCGGGCAGGGAACTAGTGATAGACGATAGCTACGTCTACGACGAAAAGGGCGTTTTAACGCGGATAGAAGATAATATGGAGCCGCGGCACGGCATAGAGATAAGCTTCGAGCGCAAGCCAAACGGCGAATATGAAAAAATCACGCAAGCCCCAAACTCAAAATGGGTTTATTACTACGCAGCAAATGGTGATGAAATGGAGTATACGTCGGTAAATTACTTCGGCTCTGAGGCAAAAATCTGGCAAATTTTGCAGTTTAAAGACATAATCAGGGACGAGCGGGGAAATTTGACGCATAAAACCTCGGTCAAATTTAAGCCCGCGGACAAATACTACGAAAACGGCGACATAAAAGAGGTCGGTTTATACAAAAAAACGGAAATAAAATATGAATACTACGCAAAATAAGAAAAAATACCTAATCAGTCTAAAAACCTACACGGCGGCGATGTTTATCTTCGTCTTTTGCGTACTTTGCGTCGCGGCGTCGGCGGCGATCATAGCTTACGAGCGGATATTTGAGATGAAGCTTGGGATGTTTTGGGGCATTATCAGCTTTTGCGCGATCGTGATGGGCGCGGGCGGAGCGATATTTTACGCGGTATCGGCGTATTTTTTGCGGTATGTCGAGAGCTTTAGGCTAGCAGCCGGAAAGATCGCTAGAGGCGACTTTGCCGTTAGGGTCGCGCGCAAGAACTGCAAACGCGGCGCAGATAGCGAATACCTGCACGAGCTAGACGAGCTGGCGGCAAATATAAATTTGACCGCGGCGGCGCTGGAAAAAATGGACTACATGCAAAAGGACTTCGTCTCAAACGTCTCGCACGAGCTAAAAACGCCTCTAAGCGTCATCAGCGGCTACTGCGAGATCGCGCAGGACGAGACGGACGAGGCACGCAGAAACGAGTATCTGGACCTCATAAAAGAGCAGGCAAAATCGCTAAGCAGGCTGTGCGAGGATATGCTGCTGCTCTCGCGATTAGATAGCCAGGCGGGCGTAAATTTAGACGAAAACGTGCGCGTAGACGAGCAGCTACGAAAGGCTGCGGCGATGCTAATGCAAAAGTACGACGGGCGGGAGTTTGATCTGGATCTAGCCGCCGTAAGCGTACGTAGCAACGCCTCGATGCTAGCGCAAATTTGGATAAATTTGATGGATAATGCGCTAAAGTACTCGGCCGCGGACGTCGGCGTGAGCTGCCGCGAAGAGAGCGGTCGGCTCACCGTGCGCATTAGCGACGAGGGTGCGGGTATCGAGGCAAAAAAGCTGGGAAAAATCTACGATAAATTTTATCAATGCGAGGAGTCGCACAAGGGCAAAGGCAGCGGTCTAGGGCTATCTATCGTGCGGCGCATCGTTCATCTTTTAGGCGGGGAGATAAGCTACGAAAGCGAGCCAGGACGCGGTACGACCGTGAGCGTAAAGATCCAAAACGCACGTAAAATTTGAGGCAAAGCGCGGCTAAATTTGATTAAATTTGTGCTTTTGCGGCGGGTAAATTTGACTCTCAGGCTCGGCTGATTGTGCGGCAAATTTTACTTGCGGGCGCGAAATTTGACGGAATAAGCGTAAATTTCAAGCGAAATTTTAAAAAGTCATACAAAGGACACATTGAGGACACAAAAGGTCATTATAATTCTCCAAAAATAAAGGAGAAAAAGATGAAAGATTCTGCAGTAACTCACGTAACTATGGCTATCGGAGCCGTGCTTTGGGGCTGTCTAACCGCAGCGGTGGTTTTGTTTTAACGGGAAAAAACGTAAAAACAAAAATCTACGGATGAGTATCGCGGCAAGACGCTCGCAAGTACGGCGATAACTCGTCCAATCTCTAAATTAAATTTAGCCGCAGTCTCCGCATCAAAAAACTCAGCTAGTTTTCGTCTCGGCGAGCTTGTTTTTATATAAAATTTAAAATTTGACTCGCAAGCCGAACCGTTTAAATTTAACCTCAAATTTACCCGCACCGACCGCTACCCTGCGCGCTTTGATTGTTTATTTAGCTTCTTTTGGATAAAATCGCCCAAATTTAATCTTAAGGCAAATCATGAAACAAGCAAAAGTCTGGAAATTCGGCGACAATATCGACACCGACATCATCATAGCCGCGCGCTATCTCAACACCTCGGACGAAAAAATCTTGGCCACTCATATCATGGAGGACGCAGATCCTGAGTTTAGCAAAAAAATCTCCGCGGGCGACGTCATCGTAGCTGGCGAAAATTTCGGCTGCGGCAGCTCGCGCGAGCACGCTCCTTTGGCGCTTAAGGCCGCAGGCATCGGCGCTGTGATAGCTAAGAGTTTTGCTAGGATTTTTTATAGAAACAGCTTTAATACGGGACTTTTGATACTAGAAATCAAAGAAACAGACGAGATAAACGCGGGCGACGAGCTAAAAATCGACGTGGATAACGGCGCGGTCGTAAATTTGACGAGCGGCAAAGAGTATAAATTTAGCCCGATACCGCCGTTTATGCAAGAGCTTTTAAAAAGCGGCGGCCTCATAGAATACGCGAAAACAAGGATATAAAATGGCTAAAATTTATAATATCGCAGTGATAAAGGGCGACGGCATCGGTCCTGAGATAGTGGATGAGGCGATAAAGGCGCTAGATGCGGCTAGTGCGGAGTTTGGTTTCGAGCTTAGCTATAACTATTACCTGATGGGCGGCGCTGCAATCGACGTGTTCGGCGAGCCTTTGCCTAGCGAGACGCTAAACGGCGCGCTAAACTCGGACGCTGTGCTTTTTGGTGCTATAGGCGGGCCTAAATGGGACGGCTTGCCGCGTCATCTGCGCCCTGAAAGCGGGCTTTTAAAACTACGAAAAGGGCTTGGCGCGTACGCGAATTTGCGCCCTGCGATGATATTTGACGAGCTAGTAGATGCTAGCACGCTAAAACCATCAGTCCTTCAGGGCGTCGATTTTATCGTAGTTCGCGAGCTAACCGGCGGGATATACTTCGGTCAACCGCGCGAGAAAAAAGAAAACAGTGCCTACAACACTATGACCTACACGAGCGAGGAGATCGAGCGTATCGCAAAGGTCGGGTTTGAAACCGCGATGAAGCGCAAAAAACGCGTCTGCATGGTCGATAAGGCAAATGTGCTTGAGACCAGCCAGCTGTGGCGCGAGGTCACGAGCGAGGTCGCAAAGAGCTATCCGGAGGTAAGTTTGGAGTTTATGTACGTCGATAACGCGGCGATGCAGCTCGTGCGCGCGCCTAGTAAATTCGACGTGATTTTGACGGAAAATCTCTTCGGCGATATCTTAAGCGACGAGGCTAGTATGGTGTGCGGCTCGATAGGGCTCCTGCCAAGCGCCAGCATCGGGGGCAAGGTAGGTATCTACGAGCCTATCCACGGCAGCGCGCCTGATATCGCGGGGCAGGGCATCGCAAACCCGGTCGCTACAATACTAAGCGCTGCGATGATGCTTAGGTATTCATTTGGCGAAAACGAGGCGGCAAAAGCTATCGAAAACGCGGTAAAAGCCGCGCTCGCACAAGGATACAGGACGAAGGATATAGCGCAATTTGACGCTAAAGAAATTTGCACTACGAGCGAAATGGGCAGTATCGTGGCCTCGCTCGTAAAAAAAGCGTAAAGATGAAAGATACGATTACCGAAGCCCTAATCTACGAGGCTCAAGGGCTAAAAGACGACGCGCTGATAGTTTATAAAAACATCCTAAAGCGCGAGCCGACAAACGCCGCCGCGATCGCCGCGATAAGGCGTCTAAGCGGCCTTAGTAGAAAAAAAACGGGCGTAAACGAGCAGATGAAAGATTTTTTCATCAAAATGAAAACCGACGAAGAAATAACCGAATTTAAAAGGTGGCTGATAAAACTATGAAACTAGAAGAAATAGCAAAAATGGCGATAGACGAGGTGGCGATGGAGCTAGAGCGAATGGGCACCACGCAGGAAAGCTTGGTCTCGGAGGCTGAAAATGCGGCAAATTTGACGAGCGTTCCGACCTCAAGTGGCGACGTAAATTTAACCAACGCCGCGGGTCTTGCAAATCTAGTTAGCGAGATCAGCATAGACGAAGCTAGCGAGTTTGAAGCCGTTTTAGAAAGCGCGGCAAACTCGCAAAACATCGCACCCGAATTTGACGGAGTGGGGGAGATCGCCGCGACTGCTGCGCCGCAAAAGGCCTTTGAGGTGGAGGTTGCGAATTTTACGGGCGAGGAGATATTTCTAAAAAACCTAAAAGAGCGCATTTTGGTGCTTTTTGAGGGGCTTAACGCGACGAGCGAAGAAAATCTGAAAGACAGGCTCTCGCTCACGCTTAAATTTTTAGAATTCGTGCTGGCAAATGTCGAAAATCGGCTCGAAAATCTGCAAAAATAAAAATCTAAAATGGGTGCGAGATTTTCTAGCACCCCACACCAAGCGCGCGTATATCGTCGGTGGCTGCGTTCGCGATGCGATGCTAGGTAAAAAAATCTCCGACTTTGACGTTGAAATTTACGGTATCGACCCTGCTAAATTTGACGCTCTGATGGCGCAAATCGGCGCTTGCGGCGTGGGCAAAAACTACTTCGTTTATAAATTTAAAAACTTCGACCTTTCTTTGCCGCGAACCGAAAACAAAACGGGCGAGGGTCATAAAGCATTTGAGGTCGCCTATACGGACGACGAACGTGCGGCATCTTTGCGCCGAGACTTTACTGTAAATGCGATGATGATAAATATTTTTGACGGCTCGTTTTTGGACTTTTACGGCGGCGAGAGCGACCTAAAGCGAGGCATCTTGCGCCATATCGACGATGAAAAATTCGCCGAAGATAGTCTGCGCGTACTGCGGGCGGTGCAGTTTAGCGCGCGGCTAAATTTCCGTATCGCGCGCGAGAGTTTGCGGCTGATGAAGCGCCTAAGTATCAGAGATCTTAGCCGCGAGCGCATAAACGGCGAGCTAATGAAGCTTTTTGGCGCCAAATTTCAAGAGGTCGGCTTTTTGTATCTTTATAAACTAGGGCTTTTGGGCAAAATTTTTGGGCTAAATTTGAGCCGAGTCGAGGCGGAAAAATTTGCCGCAAAACTAAAAAGCGCGGTCAAATTTCTACCCAAACAAAACGGCAAAAAAGACGAGCGCGAGTTTTTGTATCTTTTAAACGGCTATTTCGGCATTAAAAATTTTTACGATTTAGGACTGCCTAAAAGCTTTGAAGCCTGCGTCAAAGAGCCGTTTTTTGCTGGTCGTCCGAGCGACAAAGACTTGCTAAAAATCGCCCTAGATAAACCGCTAAAAAGCTGGCTCGGGCTTAACTTGCCTAGCCTAATAAAAAGAGCTAAAAATTTAGGCGTTTATGAGGCTAAATTTGAGCCCGCTATCGATACGGCGGAGATTTTAAAGCAAGGCTTTAAAGGAGCTGCGATCGGTGCTGAGATAAGGCACAGGCAGGATCTAGCGATAGATAAATTTTTAAACGAAAAGTCAAGCTCGGCTAAAAATTAACCTAGTTAAAAGCGCAAATTGGCTAAAATCAAGCCCTATTTTAAAGAGGCGAAAGTGGAAAAAATCTCAAATATAAATTTTCAAAATAAAAGTATTCTTTTTAGTATAAGTTTTGCAAAAAGCCTAAATTTGAGCGACTTGGCAAGTGCTTGTGCGGCTGTTAAAACGCAGGCTAAGGCGGCTTTTTAAATGTTCAACATCGTCCTCGTTCATCCTCAAATTCCCCAAAATACGGGCTCGATCGGGCGCATGTGCGTAAATGCTAATCTTAAGCTTCATATAATCAAACCGACCGTTTTTGACATCAGCGAAAAGGCCGTTAGGCGCGCGGGGCTTGATTACTGGGCGCGGTTAAATCCCGTTATTTGGGAGAGTTTGGACGAGTTTTTACGCGCAAACGCCGCTTACGAGGATAGATTTTTTTACGCGACGACGAAGGCGCATAAATTTTACTTTGAAGCGGAGTTTAAAAAGGGCGACTTTTTGTTTTTTGGCGGCGAAAGTACGGGCCTACCTATGGAGCTGATGGAGCGAAATTTCGCAAACGCGATCAAAATCCCGATGGGCGAGCAGGGCAGAAGCTTAAATTTAGCCACGAGTGCGGGCATCGTCGCGTATGAGGCTATCAGGCAAAATTTCGCCGAGTCAGGTTTTGGAAACGCGATATGAAATTTACGGCAAATAGGCTCTTTGCCCTCATTTTTGCGGCTCTGTTTTTTGCTGTTTTTGCGGCGGGTGCCGAGCTAAAGATCGCTACGTTTAACGTGCAAAATTTATTTGACGCCAAAAACGACGGCAGCGAGTACAAGGATTTCATCGTCGGAAAATCAGAGTGGAGCGAGAAAAAAGCGAGCGCCAAATTTAAAGCCGTAAGCGCAAAGATAAAAGAGCTAAATGCCGATATCATCGCGCTTCAAGAGATAGAAAACGAGCAAATTTTAAAAGAGCTGATGAAGGAAGCGGGCTATAAATATTTTGCCTTTTCTAAAGGCAAAAACGGTCCCGTAGGCCTAGCCGTGCTGTCTCGCATAAAGCCTGAAAAAACGCAAATTTTCAGCGTGCCAAACGTAAAAACAAGAGATATTTTAAAGCTTGATTTTGAAGTGGATGGGCAAAAATTTAGCCTCTTAAATTTGCATTTTCCCGCTAGAAAAAATCCTCTAAAGCAGCGAAAAACAGCTTTTATCACGCTAAAATCAGCTTTAGCGGATACCCAAAAGGTCGTGGTTTTGGGCGATTTTAACACGCCTTACGGAGATAAAGAGCTGCTGGGCGATTTTGAAACTAGTAAAAATTTGGCTAATCTTTGGGCGTTTTTGCCAAAGCACGAGCGCTACTCGCACACGAGCCTAAACGCGCTCGATCACGTCCTGCTCTCAAAGGACGCGCTTAGTCAAAACTATGTCTTAAATAGCTTTAAGGTTGAGCGAGACGGGGCGCAAATTTCGGATCACTTCGCTCTGGTTTTTAGGCTAAATTTTGATAAAAATGCTAAAAATACGCTGCAAAATATCGCCGAAGCGCGGGTCGGCGAGCTATCAAAGAAGTCAAATTTGCCTGTTTTGCTAAAACGCGCTACGGTCGTTCAAAAAGATAAAAAGGGCTTTACGCTAGCTAAAGATAAGCGCGGTATCTACGTATACGAGCCAAAAAACGACGCAAAGCCCGGCCAAATCATGGACGTAGCGGTAAACCGCCTAGACGAGTTTAAGGGAAATCTTGAGATTAGCTCGCATTATGCGGTAAAAATTTATGACGAAACGCAAGATCCGCATGAGCAGATGCTGGAGGCTAAAAACCTAAAACAAGCGCGCGCGGGCGACGTGTTTGGTCGTATCGGCGGCGAAGTGCGAAACGGCAGGCTCTATACGCCGTACGGAGATATCAAAATTTACGGCGCTAAGGGCGAACCGCGCAACGAAAAAGAGGCGATTTTTACGTCCGTTCGCGTAGTGAATTATAAAAATGAACCTCAAATTTGGATAGAAAATGAGAATAATTGACGCGTTGGTGCTGGGCGCATTCGTGCTTTTCGTGATATTTTTGATGCGCGGATTTGTCACGCAGACGCTTGAGAGAAGCAAAAGAAGACAAAATTTAAAAAAGGATAAAAAATGAACGAAACAAAAGAACTGATCGTGGAGATCGGCGTCGAGGAGTTGCCGGCGATCCCGTTTTTAAAAGAGTGTGGCAACGTCGCGGCAAAGTGGCGCGAGACTCTAGCGCAAAACGGCCTAGATAGCGAGTGTGAGTTTTACTATACGCCGCGCAGGATAGCGTTTTACCACCCGAAATTTGCGGTGCGTCAGGAGGACGGATTTAGCGAGTTTATCGGTGCGCCCAGGCAAGTCGCACAAAAAGACGGCGCCTGGACGCCGGCTGCGCTGAGTTTTGCTAAAAAATGCGGTATCGAGGAGTCTGAGCTAAAATTTGAAACCGTCGGCGGCAAAGAGGTGCTCTACTACAAAAAGCCAGTCGCGGGCAAGCCTAGCTCTGAACTTCTTGGCGATATGATCGAGAAGTTTTTGATGAGCTTAAATTTTGGCAAATCTATGCGCTGGGGCGATGGTAAATTTGAGTTTATCCGTCCGATTCGCTCGTTTTTGTGCCTACTTGGAGACGAGGTTGTTAAATTTAACAAATTTGACGTTGAAAGTGGCGATACGATTTTTATGCACAGAAGCATCGGCTACGATAAATTTACCGTCAAAAACGCGAAAGATTATTTCGCCGCGATGCCTAAAATCGGCGTAATCCTCGATCAAAACGTGCGCAGAGAGAAAATTTTGAGCGAGTTTAAGCAAATCGAAGCCAAAAACGGCGTAATGGTCGAGGTGGACGAGGCGCTGTTAGACGAAGTCGTAGCGATCACCGAGCATCCGACCGCGCTGCTTGGCGGCTTTGAGCGGGAGTTTTTGGAGGTGCCTAGCGAGGTCATCATCACCTCAATGAAGGAAAATCAGAGATATTTCCCGGTTTTTGAGGGCGGCAAGCTCGCCAATCGCTTCGTAGTCGTTAGCAACGCCATCTCTCCCGAGCCGGCGCTCATCGTAAAGGGCAACGAAAAGGTTTTGCGCGCTAGACTTAGCGACGCGATGTTTTTCTGGCGCAGCGACCTGGCGCATGAGTTTGGCCCCGAAAAGCTAAAAAACATCACCTATCTAAAGGAGCTAGGCAGCACATACGACAAAAGCGTACGCGAGCTAGGCGTCGCAAAACGACTAGCTAAAATCTGCACCGATAGGCTAAAAGAGTGCGCGGGAGAGGACTACGAGGCGCTACTGGAGCGCGCCGTGATGCTGAGCAAGGCTGATCTAACCACGCAGATGGTGTATGAGTTCACCGAGCTACAGGGCGTGATGGGCGGCTACTACGCGGCGGCTAAGGGCGAAAACGAAAACGTCGTAACCGCGATCAAGGAGCAATACTTGCCAAGCGGCGAGGCCAGCGCGCTACCTAGCACTATCTTTAGCTCCGTCGTCGCGCTCGCGATAAAGCTTGAGACGCTAATAGGGCTCTTTAGCGCGGGTAAGATCCCAAGCGGCAACAAGGACCCGTATGCGCTGCGCCGCGCGGCTAACGGCGTCATCAAGATCATTCAAAACGAAAATTTAAACCTTGATATCGCGGCGTTTTTGCGCGAGACGGCGGAGGGGTATGCTAAATTTGACGTCGAGGCGCTGATAGGATTTATATTTGATAGGCTTTATACATTTTTTGACGTGAACCCGTCCGTCGTAAAGGCTTGTCTAGCTAGCAAAAAAGGCGATATACTCGCACAGTGCGAGGCGATCGAGGCTCTGGGCGCTATATGCGCGGCGGATGACTTTAGGCAAAATTTTAGCACGTTTAAGCGTCTGGCAAATATCATCAAGGATGAAAATTTCGGCTCGGTCGATGAAGCTAAATTTGAAAACCAGAGCGAGATAAAGCTAAACGATGCGTTTAAGGCTGCGGTAAAAGCTGGCGGCTCATACAGTGAACGCCTAAAAAATCTTTTCGGACTAAGAGCCGCGATAGACGAGTTTTTCGACAACGTAATGATAAATGCCCAGGACGAGCTCGTGCGTAAAAACCGCCTTGCGCTTGTTGGGCAAATTTACGCGGAATTCCTCAAGATCGCCGATATAAAAGAGATAAGCTTGTAAAGGCTAGAAGCGGTGCTGCCGCTTCTAACTCGGCTATACTCTGGCTTGGCATAGGAGCTAGCGGTCTAGGATACTTTTTATGGAACAAAGGCGCATGCGAGGTAGATAGCGGAACTCTAGCCATCATGAATAACGCTCTCATACCTGCAGCCATCATCGTAAATTTAGTATTTTGGCATAAGGATGCGGACATACTAAGACTATGCCTTGGCGGCGCAGTGATTTATATATCGCTACTTATTCACAACAAAATCATCGCACACTACGAGCGAGCAAGCGTAACTGCAAAATAGTCAAATTTGAACCAAATTTAGCTAAATTTAAAACTAGCGCGACGTTTAGGCTTGTTGTCATACAGTTGTTTAGTGGTTTGATTTGCAACCGTAAATCCATTTTCTTTAATTTAAAAAATATAATTTAACGAGTTTGTGGATTA from Campylobacter showae CSUNSWCD includes the following:
- a CDS encoding sensor histidine kinase, translated to MNTTQNKKKYLISLKTYTAAMFIFVFCVLCVAASAAIIAYERIFEMKLGMFWGIISFCAIVMGAGGAIFYAVSAYFLRYVESFRLAAGKIARGDFAVRVARKNCKRGADSEYLHELDELAANINLTAAALEKMDYMQKDFVSNVSHELKTPLSVISGYCEIAQDETDEARRNEYLDLIKEQAKSLSRLCEDMLLLSRLDSQAGVNLDENVRVDEQLRKAAAMLMQKYDGREFDLDLAAVSVRSNASMLAQIWINLMDNALKYSAADVGVSCREESGRLTVRISDEGAGIEAKKLGKIYDKFYQCEESHKGKGSGLGLSIVRRIVHLLGGEISYESEPGRGTTVSVKIQNARKI
- a CDS encoding 3-isopropylmalate dehydratase small subunit, which translates into the protein MKQAKVWKFGDNIDTDIIIAARYLNTSDEKILATHIMEDADPEFSKKISAGDVIVAGENFGCGSSREHAPLALKAAGIGAVIAKSFARIFYRNSFNTGLLILEIKETDEINAGDELKIDVDNGAVVNLTSGKEYKFSPIPPFMQELLKSGGLIEYAKTRI
- the leuB gene encoding 3-isopropylmalate dehydrogenase; its protein translation is MAKIYNIAVIKGDGIGPEIVDEAIKALDAASAEFGFELSYNYYLMGGAAIDVFGEPLPSETLNGALNSDAVLFGAIGGPKWDGLPRHLRPESGLLKLRKGLGAYANLRPAMIFDELVDASTLKPSVLQGVDFIVVRELTGGIYFGQPREKKENSAYNTMTYTSEEIERIAKVGFETAMKRKKRVCMVDKANVLETSQLWREVTSEVAKSYPEVSLEFMYVDNAAMQLVRAPSKFDVILTENLFGDILSDEASMVCGSIGLLPSASIGGKVGIYEPIHGSAPDIAGQGIANPVATILSAAMMLRYSFGENEAAKAIENAVKAALAQGYRTKDIAQFDAKEICTTSEMGSIVASLVKKA
- a CDS encoding CiaD-like domain-containing protein, whose product is MKLEEIAKMAIDEVAMELERMGTTQESLVSEAENAANLTSVPTSSGDVNLTNAAGLANLVSEISIDEASEFEAVLESAANSQNIAPEFDGVGEIAATAAPQKAFEVEVANFTGEEIFLKNLKERILVLFEGLNATSEENLKDRLSLTLKFLEFVLANVENRLENLQK
- a CDS encoding CCA tRNA nucleotidyltransferase, whose translation is MSKIGSKICKNKNLKWVRDFLAPHTKRAYIVGGCVRDAMLGKKISDFDVEIYGIDPAKFDALMAQIGACGVGKNYFVYKFKNFDLSLPRTENKTGEGHKAFEVAYTDDERAASLRRDFTVNAMMINIFDGSFLDFYGGESDLKRGILRHIDDEKFAEDSLRVLRAVQFSARLNFRIARESLRLMKRLSIRDLSRERINGELMKLFGAKFQEVGFLYLYKLGLLGKIFGLNLSRVEAEKFAAKLKSAVKFLPKQNGKKDEREFLYLLNGYFGIKNFYDLGLPKSFEACVKEPFFAGRPSDKDLLKIALDKPLKSWLGLNLPSLIKRAKNLGVYEAKFEPAIDTAEILKQGFKGAAIGAEIRHRQDLAIDKFLNEKSSSAKN
- a CDS encoding tRNA (cytidine(34)-2'-O)-methyltransferase — translated: MFNIVLVHPQIPQNTGSIGRMCVNANLKLHIIKPTVFDISEKAVRRAGLDYWARLNPVIWESLDEFLRANAAYEDRFFYATTKAHKFYFEAEFKKGDFLFFGGESTGLPMELMERNFANAIKIPMGEQGRSLNLATSAGIVAYEAIRQNFAESGFGNAI
- a CDS encoding endonuclease/exonuclease/phosphatase family protein yields the protein MKFTANRLFALIFAALFFAVFAAGAELKIATFNVQNLFDAKNDGSEYKDFIVGKSEWSEKKASAKFKAVSAKIKELNADIIALQEIENEQILKELMKEAGYKYFAFSKGKNGPVGLAVLSRIKPEKTQIFSVPNVKTRDILKLDFEVDGQKFSLLNLHFPARKNPLKQRKTAFITLKSALADTQKVVVLGDFNTPYGDKELLGDFETSKNLANLWAFLPKHERYSHTSLNALDHVLLSKDALSQNYVLNSFKVERDGAQISDHFALVFRLNFDKNAKNTLQNIAEARVGELSKKSNLPVLLKRATVVQKDKKGFTLAKDKRGIYVYEPKNDAKPGQIMDVAVNRLDEFKGNLEISSHYAVKIYDETQDPHEQMLEAKNLKQARAGDVFGRIGGEVRNGRLYTPYGDIKIYGAKGEPRNEKEAIFTSVRVVNYKNEPQIWIENENN
- the glyS gene encoding glycine--tRNA ligase subunit beta yields the protein MNETKELIVEIGVEELPAIPFLKECGNVAAKWRETLAQNGLDSECEFYYTPRRIAFYHPKFAVRQEDGFSEFIGAPRQVAQKDGAWTPAALSFAKKCGIEESELKFETVGGKEVLYYKKPVAGKPSSELLGDMIEKFLMSLNFGKSMRWGDGKFEFIRPIRSFLCLLGDEVVKFNKFDVESGDTIFMHRSIGYDKFTVKNAKDYFAAMPKIGVILDQNVRREKILSEFKQIEAKNGVMVEVDEALLDEVVAITEHPTALLGGFEREFLEVPSEVIITSMKENQRYFPVFEGGKLANRFVVVSNAISPEPALIVKGNEKVLRARLSDAMFFWRSDLAHEFGPEKLKNITYLKELGSTYDKSVRELGVAKRLAKICTDRLKECAGEDYEALLERAVMLSKADLTTQMVYEFTELQGVMGGYYAAAKGENENVVTAIKEQYLPSGEASALPSTIFSSVVALAIKLETLIGLFSAGKIPSGNKDPYALRRAANGVIKIIQNENLNLDIAAFLRETAEGYAKFDVEALIGFIFDRLYTFFDVNPSVVKACLASKKGDILAQCEAIEALGAICAADDFRQNFSTFKRLANIIKDENFGSVDEAKFENQSEIKLNDAFKAAVKAGGSYSERLKNLFGLRAAIDEFFDNVMINAQDELVRKNRLALVGQIYAEFLKIADIKEISL